In a single window of the Phycisphaerales bacterium genome:
- a CDS encoding formylglycine-generating enzyme family protein, with protein MLKGLFARGRAALDASALFGRAAAEVGALPPATTDPVTEALRTERLGLILGKRAEWADLPNYEQAFATAVRAVDERFAFVPEGTVSLALTTYDEPGQPEVDCETEPFLLARHTVTNEEFQRFVDSRAYEQPELWPEEVWPHLIDFKDISGAHGPRYWSQGRHDRRLARHPVVGICYYEAAAYAQWAGFRLPSEAQWQMAASWRIRSAAHTYRRYPWGDGMEFDRCNIWLSGHGQTLPVDACPRGAAPNGALQLVGNVWEWTHSDFHAADREGRMVFGNSVMKSIRGGAFDTYFAWQATAAFRTGLESLARVHNVGFRCAMKLLAH; from the coding sequence ATGTTGAAAGGCCTGTTCGCACGTGGCCGCGCGGCGCTCGATGCTTCCGCGCTGTTCGGACGCGCTGCGGCGGAGGTCGGCGCACTGCCCCCGGCGACGACGGATCCCGTCACCGAGGCCCTCCGCACCGAGCGCCTGGGACTGATCCTCGGCAAGCGCGCCGAGTGGGCCGACCTGCCCAATTATGAGCAGGCCTTCGCCACCGCCGTCCGTGCCGTCGATGAGCGTTTCGCCTTTGTGCCCGAGGGCACCGTCTCCCTCGCACTCACCACCTACGACGAACCCGGCCAGCCCGAAGTCGATTGCGAGACGGAGCCATTCCTCCTTGCCCGTCACACCGTCACCAATGAGGAGTTCCAGCGTTTCGTCGACTCCCGCGCCTATGAGCAGCCCGAGCTCTGGCCCGAGGAAGTCTGGCCACACCTGATCGATTTCAAGGACATCAGTGGTGCGCACGGTCCCCGCTACTGGAGCCAGGGCCGCCACGACCGTCGTCTCGCTCGTCACCCGGTGGTTGGCATCTGTTACTACGAAGCCGCCGCTTACGCCCAGTGGGCCGGCTTCCGGCTCCCCAGCGAGGCCCAGTGGCAGATGGCTGCCAGTTGGCGCATCCGCAGCGCCGCTCACACTTACCGCCGCTACCCCTGGGGCGACGGTATGGAGTTCGATCGCTGCAACATCTGGCTTTCCGGCCACGGACAAACTCTGCCCGTCGATGCCTGCCCGCGCGGAGCCGCCCCCAACGGCGCGTTGCAACTGGTCGGCAACGTCTGGGAGTGGACGCACTCGGATTTCCACGCGGCGGATCGTGAGGGGCGCATGGTCTTCGGCAACAGCGTGATGAAAAGCATCCGCGGGGGTGCGTTCGATACCTACTTCGCCTGGCAGGCCACCGCCGCGTTTCGCACCGGGCTCGAATCTCTCGCCCGCGTGCACAATGTCGGCTTCCGGTGTGCCATGAAGCTGCTGGCCCACTAG
- a CDS encoding peptidylprolyl isomerase, with protein MIADFVVQGGGFQRRALQPQAGGVTYFNEGSARAPVRGTVALLPVPGSATIGPAFRIHLADGAVRTEDTGQSLPVFGEIVDGIAVLDALATEATETRGTESDILVRTVPLEGLQLIAVSTGERALSAQGEFQRASQEYRIQLLIRDALVQLLSVGISSF; from the coding sequence GTGATTGCCGACTTCGTGGTGCAGGGTGGTGGGTTCCAGCGCCGGGCACTGCAGCCACAGGCGGGGGGTGTAACTTACTTCAATGAGGGTAGCGCGCGCGCGCCTGTGCGCGGGACGGTCGCATTGCTGCCGGTGCCGGGCAGTGCAACGATCGGTCCGGCCTTTCGGATTCACCTCGCCGACGGAGCCGTGCGAACCGAAGATACCGGTCAGTCACTGCCGGTGTTCGGTGAGATCGTGGACGGCATCGCCGTGCTCGATGCGCTGGCGACGGAAGCCACCGAGACCCGCGGGACGGAGAGCGACATCCTGGTACGTACGGTACCCCTGGAAGGACTGCAACTGATCGCGGTTTCCACCGGTGAGCGGGCGCTTTCGGCGCAGGGCGAGTTCCAGCGGGCATCGCAGGAGTACCGCATACAACTCCTGATTCGGGACGCGCTTGTGCAGCTCCTGTCGGTCGGGATCAGCAGCTTTTAA